A region of the Salmo trutta chromosome 40, fSalTru1.1, whole genome shotgun sequence genome:
GCGGGGAGAGACGGGTCCTTGTCCAGAGTGCTGACCACAGCAGATATCTTATCCAGCTCATCGGGGCAGATGTCAGGGCAGTGGGTGAAGCCAAAGTAGAGGAGCACCCAGCTACCCAGGAAGTCTCTCTTGGTCCTGCGGTGCCCCCTGTGGTCGAGGAGGCTGAAGTCTCCCTGGCCCAGGGCCACCTTTTTCAACTGCTCTATACGCTGCATTCTGTGATTTTGCTGCTTCTCGTTACGCACGTACCACCAGGTGCCAAGCAGTCCTCCGCCGAACAGCAGGGTGACCACCAGCCGTGTTCGCAGCCTGATCTTGGCTGTGGAGGTGTTGGGTCCCTGGGAGAGGGCGACCCTCTGGGTgaaaagggggagggagaaggggccACGGGAACTCCCCAGTGTCTGTTGCGGGTTTGTAAAATGTTTAGGTGTATGGGGTCCACAGATGGGTGCCTGTGAGGAGAGCCACACCCTCTGGGGGTAGTGTGTGGAGCCAGAAGTCTGTTGGACTGCTGAAGACCTCAAGGTGCATCTCAGGAGTCTCCCAGACGTAGCGTGGAGGTCACCCCCTATGAAGCCTACAAGTCCCAGCATCCTTCTCTCCAGACACAGCATACTTCCCCCAGCAAacctagaggggggggggggggggggttgagaatAAAGGGCTGT
Encoded here:
- the LOC115180249 gene encoding protein SCO2 homolog, mitochondrial, translated to MLCLERRMLGLVGFIGGDLHATSGRLLRCTLRSSAVQQTSGSTHYPQRVWLSSQAPICGPHTPKHFTNPQQTLGSSRGPFSLPLFTQRVALSQGPNTSTAKIRLRTRLVVTLLFGGGLLGTWWYVRNEKQQNHRMQRIEQLKKVALGQGDFSLLDHRGHRRTKRDFLGSWVLLYFGFTHCPDICPDELDKISAVVSTLDKDPSLPAVQPLFVTVDPERDDVAALERYVKDFHPRLIGLTGTPEEVKVAGKDYRVYASPGPKDEDGDYIVDHTILIYLVNPDGLFLDYYNRMKDDVQIAESIRNHMKSYVKLPE